One Gossypium hirsutum isolate 1008001.06 chromosome A08, Gossypium_hirsutum_v2.1, whole genome shotgun sequence genomic window, ctaggattccaaaaactcaaaaatcataagaaaataggctaaattgacttaccaaattaacttggaacatttaaaaccttatttttccctttttcttttcttcctttctccCTTCTCTGTTTCGTCCCCTGCTATTctgtttttttcctctttttattcttttgtttcttttatatatatatatatatataatgacaataataactataataaaaatctatttaataacaaatatttatttaacacttgtaccaatcatttttatacacttgtttttcttcttttttttatatatacatatatatttaataatttaatgatatacataattcaagaaaaatcttgatttttcttccatTCACCGCCTCATTTCATGGgtatggcttaattgccattttgatccttttattttctattactttaaaactaaactttcacattatattcaatttaatcttttatccaattatccttaattaagctaaatttacttaattaaactttaattaatcactcacttaacttcataaatatttttacttttttttttataatctaatccatttttcaaaaacggtgacccgaaaatacacttttctaaTAACCTTAAAGTTCGGGTCGTTACACCATTGACCATAGATCTATGTATGTCTCCCTCCAGAATTTCTATGTCAACATCGACACTGAAACCAGAAGAGACCACTCCAACCTTCTTCAGATCCCCAGGATTAGTCCCCAACAATTTGTCCTTCCAAGAGATTGAAGAACTAGCTTTTGTTTCCACCAACATATCGGTGATTTCCCCATTATTATCTTCTTTGAATCTAACTTTCTTTGTCTTAGTATCATCGTCCACCCGCACTCCGCCACCATCTTCAACCACCGACAGAGAACAGATACCATCAACATCCAgagcatttttcattttttctaatttttagggCTGTTACCCAATAGTTATATTCAATCAAGTAGCATCTACAAAAATTATTGGTAAAAAATGGAAATTGTTAGCAATCATAAGTTAGATTTAGTGTAAACATCTTTtgtatctatttttttatatagttccaaatttgtatattattttaggaTAAATTGCACCTATGGTTACTTTAAAATAGAGTTTGTCTTATTTTGATCACTctaaattttttcttaatttagtcactccaaataagataaatgtgtGAGTTAGGCACTGccgttaaaattttcattttcttttaacgaATTGTTGATATGGCACATTAACCCATTAAGCAGCTAACATGTGACATTTTTTGTTAACTTTTGATGATTAGTTTTTTCCCCTCAactcaatataaaatataaaatgaaggCGCTTAGGACCTTATTTGGTTGAAACGTTCACCATCacggtctttttttttttttagaaaaatggttaaatttcagtgTTGATCCCTTTATTATGCTGAAATTTGTGTTTTAACCGTTACACTTAATTTTAGGAGTATTTCTTTTGTCATCTATATTAAACTCAATATAAAATGAAGGCGCTTAGGGCCTTCTTTTGTTGACACGTTCACCATCATGGTcctttccttttgtttttcttgttatttttagaaaaatggtTGAATTTCAGTGCTGATccttttattatgcttaaatttgtgttttaatcattacacttaatttttaatataatttagtcatttatgtttataatgttattaattaatccaaatagttaatatcgttaacttttcaattaaaatgtttcataattatatataatttgaatgccATAAGAGTCTTAGAGACGAATACAAatctttacatttttttatatttacttcacttttttttttacattgatCAACTTTAATTTTAGCCCCTATACTATGTTGgagtttataatttaatctatatactcTTTACCCAATTTGATCATTCTAATTGTATAATCTCATTAGCTAGTCTAAATACATAATTTGTAAACTATTTCAACCAAAACATTAACGTCAATTTGTTTCAGGAACATTATTTcaaccaaaaaatttattttatcataacAAATTCGAGtagatttttttaagaaaaaaaccaCAAAAACATTCAACCTTTTTTATTGGTTAGATTactattaattgattttttttttcaatttcaaaatatcacacaaatggatttaatagaataaatttaacaATGATAACAATTACCGAAAAGTAAAAGATTTacatttctaaaaataaaataagagattaaattttaaaagtataaaatgtatagaaattaagatatattttaagttttaaaattttacttcacaaattcaaacatataaatagtGAACAAAAACTTGAAAGTCATACTGATTAGGGGACAGCTGACATGGGCTGCCTTTTGAGCTACTTTTTGGTATTAATTATTTGGGCATTAGTTATGTATTGGGCTCTTTTTAGCTAAAACCCAAATTTGAGGGTTTTATAATTGTATCGATAATGAAATTGGTCAGTTCATTCATTCGTCGATTTATAAAATAAtccaattttaaaagaaaattcaagtCCAAGCTTGATTTGTACAAATAGCACagttaaaaataataacttttttatttaataattatttttaataattaagtaaccttcacaaataaatttatttatggaTTAGATTACCTGtcaaaatttcgttcaaaatttAGAGGAGTTTGAGTAAAAACATTAAGCTCGAAAATGAACTTGAGTAAAAAGTTAagcccatttaaaatatgggtcaagATCGGGTTTGAATATTTAAGGCCCAAGCTTAACCCAACTTGActcattttttttagtttgtaatgttttatattatgttatttttatatattatgtaatttataacacataaaaattaaaaaaaatgtcaagatacctatatataaaattttaataaataaaaaatagtataaatatatattttaaattttttaataatatgagtAGGCTTAAAATGAGCTTaagttaattatataaaaaaatgaacttgcttaaaaaatttttaaatcttatttttaatcaaatcgaacttaaataaatataaaatatattaatattatatttaaagtcAATTCAAACTCGACCCGACCCGACTTGACACACCAATACCTCGTATATACACACGCTTCCACCAACCAACTGACCATTTAAGCCGCCAATCCAATGGGCATGTTCTTCACGCTTCTAATTTCTAATATAGGTGAAACTACATAAGAGATTCTTATGTTATAAAGATTacatcaaattagtccctttattattaaacaaatcaatttaatccctatattattaataaaaaaattaaataagccaattgaaatacaaataatatttactaTCTAACATAGttaataatgttaatgtttttataattttataaatgaaatcttttgttCGAAATTGAACtataatttatttgattctttttaatactataaagactaaattgagtcattttaataaaaagagtgagggactaatttgatactATAATTATAATACAAGGTTCTCTTAAATACTTTAACCTTCTAATATAATACGAaacaccccttttttttttgtcccaaatttcatttttcattttttcctttttatcaatttattcattaagttttaattagatttttGGCTCCTATATTCCAAACCATTTGCCCACTTCAAGTTTGggggacttcatttttctttgatcAATATAAACCTATCTGGGTATTTCTAAGATTTCCTAAATCTCTATGAATCCGATTCTGGGTCTtctccaaattcactaattttcaATACCCAGATTTCCTTTTACAATTCTCTTTGAAATTTCGTTGTCAAAAAATGATGGGATTCTATTAATATATCAgggttttcaaagttttttttttcatttctctcaaAGAAAAAATGACTAGTGCGACCTTTTCATCAAGTTTATTGGGGTCGTTCCCTGTAGTTACATCAACTAGGCATTGTGATTTGGGCAAAGAAAGGAGCAAATTTTGTTGTTTCAATGAGAAAAAGGAGCAAAGAAATGTTATCTGTGCTTGTATGGCTCCTCCTACTAGAAACCTGGGACGTGATGAATTCCATGGAACTAAATTTACTGTAATTATTTCTGCAattttttttctgttcttttatctcttttttatttaatttaaaaggaTTTTTTTATGGAAGTTTATTTAGGttgacttgaaaattttttgCTGTTTGTTTTAATGGAATCTGCTTGATTGCTAGAAATGTCTTTGCTTATATTATAGGACTTGCtattactttctttttttcttgtttttgttttatgCTTCCAAATTGTTTATAATTTGTTGTTTCAAGGTAATTTTTGCATCCAAATTATGCTTATATTGTCTCTTGCAATTGAACCGTGTAAAATTATCCAACTCTTTTTTTAGGCATTTAGAGATTTTAGTCTCTGTTTCCTTATTGCtatttgtttttgctttaaaaaaaggTAGCTAAGACGCAGAAGTAAAAGGTAGAACATTAGTggacaaataaataaaatgcacTTCCATTTCTAACATAATTGTTCTATTTAAGTATgcaattttaatgtttaattgtttaaaaaattattatttttgtgtcCAAATGAACATTTTGCTTTTGGAAGAGGAAACAACTAGCAAAAGCAATAACCAAATGAAGCCTTGGGAACTCAAAGATTTGAGTTTACATGtattatttttagtttctcaGTCTCAACATGGTgatttttgcatttatttttagGAATCATCCAAATATGGGAATTTCAGCAAGGAAGTGAAGCATGAGAATGATTCTGATGTTCTCATTGAATGTCGAAATGTTTACAAATCATTTGGAGAAAAACATATCTTGCGAGGTGTGAGCTTCAAGGTGATTTTCTTGGCTTTAGATATGTTTTATGTTATTTCCGTGAGTGTTTGGACTACATGTGAACAAATATTTATGGATTGTACTGCATGAGGGTTGTTTCAAGTTCTTAGAAGATACTTCTTGGAATTACTGTTTGAACATTTTTACTCATAGGAAGAGTTTTCCGTCCTATAGTTTCTCGAACAAGTGCATAAGATGACATGGAGTTCTATATTACTATGCTAGACTTCACTATATTCGTTCCAATTTATTTCATCTTCGCTAGACTGAAACTTTTATTTTCCATCACATGAATAAAAACCAgctttctttcattttattttcctaTCAGGAAAAGAAATTGGGtttctatttcatgtttatttCCTTCTTTACTGATTATTTTTTCTGGTTTATAGCTGCAATGGAGATGGTGATGTAAATGATCAGTTTTAGTTGAGTGTAGTTGATAGTCTTTTTTGTTGATTCTTAAAGGGGATTAGTTCCATTTAGGTGTATGGTTTTAAATTTCACTAGTTCTATTGTTTCCTTTCATTGTACTATCTTCCTACTTCAAATCTAATTTAGCTTTTTGATAACATATATGGTTTAGTTTAGGTGGTTTTTAAGGATGTATTCTATATAGCCCCATCTTGATTTTAAGTTTCTTCAACTTCGGGGTCATGAATGAGAATCGGACCTTATGTCTGGACTGCATTGAAGTACTTCTCTCAAATTGAACAGAACTAACTTTGTCTCGAATGATTTAAGGACTTCATAATTTCTGGGTACCCAAAACATGTTCAAACATGGACGGTTTAAGGTTGCCTCGATCATACCTGACACCTTAGTCGTAGACAAAATGGGATATATGAGTACCATGTTAGCCTTAACTTGGTGGCATCCTGAATTAGTTGTATCAAGTTCTTATTTACAGTTTACAGTCTTAGATGTATGTCTAGTGTTCTATAATGATATGATGTATCCATGTACTTGTATCCTCATTTTGGATCCCTTTTTACCAATTCCCCATGTCCAAAAATATGAACAAAGGTGAGttagaaacataaattttctTTGTGTACGATCATAGCTCGGTTTTTTGCCATTTCATGTAGTAGTATTCtctattattatcaaatttttttttcacttttatcCGTTGATTCCTTATGTCTCCTTTGATTAATAGATTAGGCATGGTGAAGCTGTGGGAATTATTGGTCCTTCCGGCACTGGGAAATCTACGATTCTGAAGATTATTGCTGGACTTCTTGCACCAGACAAGGTGGGCAATGCTTATTGAGTCTGTCTTCATAGTTTTGGCAATTCGTTTGTGTTGCATATCGATTTATTACTGCTTAGATCCTTATAAAAAGAATACATAACTCTCATGTGTAGGGAGAGGTATATATTCGAGGCAAAAAGAGAATGGGTTTGATTGGTGATGATGAGATATCTGGTCTTCGAATTGGAttggtaaaattttatttaagctctAAATATGATACAATTTATCAGTGGCATGATCCATTTCTTTGTTTACTCTTCTCTAACAGGTTTTTCAGAGTGCAGCACTTTTTGATTCTTTGACCGTTCGTGAAAATGTTGGTTTCCTTTTGTAAGAGACAGTATAAATTCTTTCCTACAAATACTGCATTTTTTCCTTAGCTTTTAGCAATGTTTTTAGAACCGGACTGGTGGTCGAACCAGTCAGGTCATTGATTCGCCAGTCcgattaaaaaattattgaaaattcaaaaaataaaaataaaacaacctGGTTCAACCGGTTCCTGGTCTAAACCAGTTCAAGGCCATTCTCCAGACCGGTACCCCGGCCGGTTCCCAGAACAACCAGTTCGACTGGCCGGTCCAGTCCGGTTCAAACATCATTGGCTTTTAGGAGGTTGTCTTGGATTCTGATTTCCTTTTCTCCCAAATAAAGAAATTACTTCGAGTTGGTTGATGACTTTGTGCTTATTATTGCATAGATACGAAAATTCATGCATGTCTGATGAACAAATTTCACTGCTCGTGACGGAGACCTTGGCTGCTGTTGGTTTAAAGGTATGCTTGTGATTCCACTTTCTTTTCTTGGATAGCGTAGAATGTTAATTAGCTGTCCTGGCTTGGAACTTTTTGGCTTGATTCAGAGTTTTCCTGTAACAAACAAGTAAGATCTTAGCAAGATGTTGGGTCGGGCTTAAGTGAAAATCAGTGTAATGAACAGTTGGAACTTGTTTTCCGTAGTTAATTGTGGAATCTCAGTTCTCATAGAATGTAACAAGTGTACGCCTTTACTTCTGTCACCTCTTTCTGCACTGTAGGTGCCTTAATATTTAAGTTTCCGGCTGATTAAAAATTCCAACGCAATGTTCTCTTCAGGGAGTTGAAGAAAGATTACCTTCTGAGTTGTCCGGAGGAATGAAGAAAAGAGTTGCTTTAGCTCGTTCTATAATTTGTGACATCTCCAAAGAATCAATTGAGCCAGAGGTATAGTAAATTTCTCTTTGAAGTTAATGGATGTGGATTGGAAGTTGTAATGTTGTATAACTGCCTCGGTTTTGTATCttaagataaacattaaattggTCTTCCTTTCAAGTTTCAACTAGTATCCAGCCGATCCTATTTGCTTTCAGAGTTTAATCCCTAACTGTAGGACCATAAAATTTAGTCCACATTCCCACTGGAGTATATTCCGGCTTGGTCACCTCCTTTTATTTCTCCAGGTGCTTTTATATGATGAACCAACAGCTGGCCTCGATCCAATTGCATCGACTGTTGTTGAAGATCTCATCCGCTCTGTCCATACAAAGGGTGAAGATGCATCAGGGAAACAAGGGAAGATTGCATCTTATGTGGTTGTTACTCATCAACATAGTACCATTCGAAGAGCTGTCGACAGGTTTACCCCAAAATCATGAtgtttttaattggttttttgCTATGATGTTGGATGCCATACTTAATGAACTTCATCTTTACGTAATAGGTTATTGTTTCTTCATGAGGGGAAGGTTGTTTGGCAAGGAATGACCGAAGAATTTACAACGTCGACAAATCCAATTGTTAGACAGGTAATGACTGAAACTAGTTGCCATGAACTTAAAAGAGAATGCAGTGTAATTTATCTGATGCATATGGCAATGAGTATGGGGATATGCCCCTTTGAAGTCCCTCGAATACATGGAAAAGCTTAGAAAATAATTGAACATACTCGTGTCAGTCACATCCCCTTGTTTGATACTCACATCGTAGTTTGAGTAACATAGGTACACCTTGTCTCTCTCTCGTGAGCAAGAACTAAGGGCAGTCGGTTTAGGATCTTCATGCATATGTTACTTCTTAGATCATTGTTTTTGGAACTGGACTGGACCATCTGGTCAGACCGGTAGGATTGGGACCTGGCCGGGGCAATAAGGTGTTGGATCGGTTGGCCAGCAAACCAGTTGAACCAGCCGGTTCGAATTGGTTGAactgttttttttcttctatttttaaatatatattttttattttttaataatttattcaattgaactGGTTGGACCGGTCGAACTAGGAAATGGTGGTCTGAGCAGTTCGACCACTAGTCCAATATGAAAACCTTCTTAGATGAGTTAATACATATGCTTGTGTCTATATATGTAAGAGAGATGTCCATATACTTTTATGTCCTATTCACATATATCATGCAGGTtgaattttgagtaaattaaatgttatatatatcGATAAATTCAACAGATGGATTGTGGTAATAAATATACCGACATCTATGATCTTATTTAATTGCCCTTATGTTTTTCAGTTTGCATCTGGGAGTCTGGATGGTCCAATCAGATATTAGAGGCacatatatacaaagctttcAAAAGATCAAATTTGGTCATTGAATTTCTTTTTAGCTAGGATTCTCAGGAAAATCAAGTAAAAAATGTCAATTTTCAATGTTTGGCATTGTATTTGCAGGTCAATGTTGTTTTAGATCAGTGTAGCTCTTTTCTTTTGGGGGGTTGGTTACCTTTGCTATTATCTTTGCAAGTGTACTTTCCTGTAAAAAGACTTTATTTTctacaacagaaattaaaaaatcCTGCACTCTGAGAACATACCATTTTTTTAGTGTAAAATGACAATTATTGGATGCAAAGAAATAATCAAAGACAAATCCGAAGCTTAATTTAGTTGATTCGTAAAGTTATTCTTATGGTTTTGCCTTTTAATTATATCATTATTACCTTATAGTGATATTTGAATTGGATTGGATCGGTTGAGTTGGGAACTAATTGGTATATCGATCTAAACATAGTGAACCAATTTTTGAGTGAATCATTCGGAAtttataaaaaaaccaaaaactcaTATAAAAATATACTGATGGTtggattaattttataaattttataaatattttttattatttataaaaaaatatttatttatttaagttttgttgCACCAATGATTGAATCGAGAATTAGTAGTTTGAATCTTAGAGATGACAGTGTTAGGAAAAGTATCTTCAAACGTTGAACATTTGccgtaaataataaaatattggtgTGGTTATTAAAACAATATCTACTTTTTAGAAACTAtatatttggttaaaatatgttatagttttttatactcttcacaaatttaaaatttagtcattatacttttacttttaagaatttaatctctactttttatattttaaaaatttaaatctaactGTTAATAGTgttaaattgtttttaataacCAATCAGTGGGTATTGATCTATCGTACAATTGTTAAATCGTCGCTTAGactaactaaatttaaaataaaaacttaacaatCCAATAGCTTAAAATAAatactttcaaataatttaataattattttgtaatattttaaaattaaatgactaaaatgtaaacttattaagAGTTTAATGACCTTGAGTGAGTTTAgccataatttattaaaaaataatttaaattttaataaataaataaaatctaaacagaaatatgaaaattatgagcgTGGGAAACGGACAAAAATTTTACGCCAGTTATTTCTACCGCGTTCTTCGGTTTCTATTTTTTTtcgttattttaattattattaatattattctaaaaaatatatatataaattttaaaaaaatgtaaaaaaataaaaattcaaaactgCTTCATTTTCATGCATTCAGCCCAACtctgtatttaaaaaaaaaaaatctttcctatcatataatatatatacaatccttttcatgtttctattttttttttgaaaattttcctggAAAACGTTTTCGTTTCTTGTCTAAGGACACCCCATTTTTAAGCTTCAAGCCAGAAGCAAAAAGTTGTTTTTGTTTTCATATTTCGTCGATATGAAATCAGTAcattttgtaagttttttttttctttaataataaaagttgataataattaattccGTGATTACCTTTTCTACTTTTCTCCTCATTTTTTCTCGTTCGTGCAGAATCTTATTTATCTATGCTTAGAACTAGGAATTTGTATGTTGGAACAGTCATGGTTTTTTTAGGCTctattttcatctttatttttgttttttttttcagtaaaaaaagtaaagagagtagaaaaagtttgaattatatttgaatttgaatttgtatttgaattgaattttaatttttaattctgtGAAATGTCATCTAATTTTATATGCAAAATActgtcttctttttttatttgcaCAATTTTCAGGGTATTCAAGTTATCTGTATATGTGTGTCTCtgtgtatataaaaatatattggaaattgagtttctttttttctttttgcttgatGCATTTGTTGCATGATGTTGGTATGCTATGAAATTCATTGATTTTATAAAGAAACGGGGAACTTCTTCATAGTCTCTATGCCTCACACTTCAATGAAGCTTATTGGTTATTCActtaattttgaagttttttttttattctcctCTGTTTTATGGTCAATGTTCAGAGTTTATGGCTGTCCCTCCCAATAATGTCATCTCCAAAGTTTGAACCTATATCTCCTCTTGAGAATGCAATGTGCCTACCATTGCACCTAATACTTGTCTGTAATTTTGGAGTCTTTTGATTCTTACCAGAGACAATATTAACGATTAATATGCTTTGTAGATGTTTATATTTGGATTCACTAATGTTTCTGATGtcataatttgaaattatttttgtcCCCTCCTATATGCTTGTTGTGCAATTGCATGTGATTCTTTAGTTAATTATAGAAGCTGCATTGATGTTTACATTCATGAATCACTAATATTTAATCTATTATAATTATAGAAGCTGCTTCAATGTTTACATCCTTGAATCACTAATGTTTACTCtcataattttagaaaatttatgaaATCCAATTTGCTTGTTTTGTTGGCTTTTAATTCCTTTGCTAGATATCAATGTTTATGATTATGAATCATTAATATTTCCTATGTCATAATTTGAGAATATTTGTGTCCTCATATCTGCTTCGTGTCCTATTACATATAATTCTATAGTTAATTATAGAAGCTGCATTGATGTTTACATCCGCTAATCactaatgcttactctgttataATTATAGAAGCTGCATCAGTGTTTACATTCTTGAATCACTAATGTTTATTCTGTCatattatttaagaatatttACGAAATCCAATTTACTTGTTTTGTTGGCCTTTAATTCTTTTGTTAGATATCAATGTTTATGATTATGAATCATTAATGTTTACTATCCAATGACTCATTATTTCGATGAATCATTTCTTTTGACAGAAGAAAATTATATAAACACTCACTCGAAATCTTCATATTACCCTTTGATAGAAATAGAACTTTACTCAATTTCATCTTTGGTAAATTTACCAAGGGCTATGCCAAAATTTTGGAATATTTTTGCTCCGCCTATCCCTCTAATTCTTTATTTAGTCATAGAATCTGCATCAATACTTATACTTGCTGATTACTAGTGGTTACTATGTCATAATTTGAGAAGATGTGTGCGCTCCAATCTGCTAGTTGGATTTCTAATTGTTTAGATCGTTAtatgttt contains:
- the LOC107928247 gene encoding protein TRIGALACTOSYLDIACYLGLYCEROL 3, chloroplastic — its product is MTSATFSSSLLGSFPVVTSTRHCDLGKERSKFCCFNEKKEQRNVICACMAPPTRNLGRDEFHGTKFTESSKYGNFSKEVKHENDSDVLIECRNVYKSFGEKHILRGVSFKIRHGEAVGIIGPSGTGKSTILKIIAGLLAPDKGEVYIRGKKRMGLIGDDEISGLRIGLVFQSAALFDSLTVRENVGFLLYENSCMSDEQISLLVTETLAAVGLKGVEERLPSELSGGMKKRVALARSIICDISKESIEPEVLLYDEPTAGLDPIASTVVEDLIRSVHTKGEDASGKQGKIASYVVVTHQHSTIRRAVDRLLFLHEGKVVWQGMTEEFTTSTNPIVRQFASGSLDGPIRY